Proteins from a single region of Esox lucius isolate fEsoLuc1 chromosome 13, fEsoLuc1.pri, whole genome shotgun sequence:
- the abca2 gene encoding ATP-binding cassette sub-family A member 2 isoform X3: MGFLHQLHLLLWKNVSLKRRGPWVLAFEIFIPLVLFFILLGLRQKKPAIPVKEAFYSAAPLTSAGIIPIMQSLCPDGQRDEFGFLQYKNSTVTQLLERISEVVLQNHLFTADRPGLGQELESLQQHLESLSTSSLDNTFDSSQAGFTVASVLKNPSVFHHFLVRNLSLSNDTASLLVSTPINLKEAFNLIFGMYPRAEPGSSLGSGGAKETTQTPADKVLQLEEKLLGAMHSLDGGLIHKALQDPTKAAHRQALLKVMSQALGLSGGGAGQRYDPQGLKEVEGVLLTGAMLEMVTCQEDGTNELSKILLVPEKQQPLLQAYRSAVCGGGEGLRAERFREMSQELRDQMDTQSLIDKLRLGQANSSAPLSRSHVGALLKDLADVERLLRDVDLLSGLARLLPKGACAGRVGPGTPTNASTAWAVNATAWGLNATETPGEDGGEEEGGGQDQEEENPHSQFSAFVQLWAGLQPILCGNNRIIEPEALKQGNMSSLGFTSKEQRNLGLLVHLMTTNPKILYAPIGSEVDKVIQKANETFEFVGNVTHYARVWLNISAQLRTYLEEGKLHHHLVWLQQLTSDLRGHPELLNGTDNELLRGLLEDNFTLPNTTTLLEQLDTIDNAACGWTHFMSKVSVDIFKGFPDEDSIVNYTLNHAYHDNISVFASVIFQTNKDGSLPPHVLYKIRQNSSFTEKTNEIRRAYWRPGPNTGGKFYFLYGFVWIQDMMERAIINTFVGHDVVEPGNYVQMFPYPCYTRDDFLFVIEHMMPLCMVISWVYSVAMMIQHIVAEKEHRLKEVMKMMGLNNAVHWVAWFITGFVQLSISVTALTAILKYGRVLLHSDIFIIWLFLSIYAIATIMFCFLVSVIYSKAKLASACGGIIYFLSYVPYMYVAIREEVAHDKITAFEKCIASLMSTTAFGLGSKYFALYEVAGVGIQWRTINQSPVEGDDFNLGLSMMMLIIDASVYGVLTWYIEAVHPGMYGLPRPWYFPLQKSYWLGSGRVETWEWPWGGRARLSVMEEDQACAMEHRRSGRIKPEVGREEMRGIEEEPSHLPLVVCIDKLTKVYKNGSKLALNKLSLNLHEDQVVSFLGHNGAGKTTTMSILTGLFPPTSGSATIYGHDIRTDMERIRQNLGMCPQHNVLFDKLSVEEHLWFYSKLKGMAEEDIRKETDKMIEDLELNNKRHSLVQTLSGGMKRKLSVAIAFVGGSRAVILDEPTAGVDPYARRAIWDLILKYKQGRTILLSTHHMDEADLLGDRIAIISHGKLKCCGSPLFLKSTYGDGYKLTLVKRQTEGQDQAAQPPPTQSPSSSSSCSPCSEARVTQFIRQFVSSSLLVSDSNTELSYVLPSEAVKKGCFERLFQALEQNLEILNLTSFGVMDTTLEEVFLKVSEEDQSLENSDADMKDSPGVSSPGKPAVAVSLASPGELQGEGPGLGAPAGASGSAQRPDVELSNLVMCSRLSQSQSSLRSSSSLGSVRGDEGGLYADFYGDYCPLFDNGQDPDSASLRDDAEEASAGPEVLEGQGSFKLEGSWLKLRQFHGLIVKRFHCAKRNTKGLFSQILLPAFFVCVAMTVALSVPSIGDLPPLILSPSQYHNYTQPRGNFIPYANEDRQEYRSKLSPDASPQKIANTLRLPSGVGATCVLKTPFNSTLDQLAQTLNPSANNSKTLAARYFDSMCLDSFTQGVPLSNFVPPPPSPAPSDDPDPRFEDGIWNFTTATPTAVREMVTSPPTLPLSIREPVRCVCSMQGTGFSCPSGVGGRPPLMKVVTGDILVDITGRNVSEYLLYTSDRLRLHRYGGLTVGNIQKSVPASFGKKTPPMVRKIAVRRSAQVLYNNKGYHSMPTYLNVLNNAILRANLPSGKGNPAAYGITLTNHPMNRTSASLSLDYLLQGTDVVIAIFIIVAMSFVPASFVVFLVAEKSTKAKHLQFVSGCDPVIYWLANYIWDMLNYLVPATCCVLILFVFDLPAYTSPTNFPAVLSLFLLYGWSITPIMYPASFWFEVPSTAYVFLIVINLFIGITATVATFLLQLFEHDKDLKLVNSYLKSCFLIFPNYNLGHGLMEMAYNEYINEYYAKIGQFDKIKSPFEWDIVTRGLVAMTIEGFVGFFITILCQYNFLRKPSRVPVSSQPIDDDDMDVACERRRVLRGDADNDMLKIDNLTKVYKSRKMGPILAVDRLCLGVRPGECFGLLGVNGAGKTTTFKMLTGDESTTGGEAFIGGNSILRELLRVQQSIGYCPQFDALFEDLTAREHLELYTRLRGIPWKDEDRVVSWALDKLELTKYADKPAGTYSGGNKRKLSTAIALIGYPSLIFLDEPTTGMDPKARRFLWNLIIDIIKTGRSVVLTSHSMEECEALCTRLGIMVNGRFKCLGSIQHLKNRFGDGYMITVRTKTSCNVKEVVRFFNRNFPEAVLKERHHTKVQFQLKSERISLAQVFSKMEQVVEVLGIEDYSVSQTTLDNVFVNFAKKQSDNLEQQESSPPGGGQSPLQRLLTLLRPRPANTELSALVSEEPEELESDDDEGLISFEEERVQLSFNTDTLC; this comes from the exons GCATTCAACCTGATTTTTGGCATGTACCCCAGAGCTGAACCAGGTAGTAGTCTGGGTTCTGGAGGTGCAAAAGAGACTACACAAACTCCTGCAGACAAGGTCCTTCAACTGGAG GAGAAGCTGCTGGGAGCCATGCATAGTCTTGATGGAGGATTGATCCACAAAGCTTTACAAGACCCAACCAAAGCGGCGCATAGGCAGGCCCTCCTCAAAGTCATGTCCCAGGCCTTAGGCCTGTCAGGAGGGGGAGCTGGCCAGAGATATGATCCTCAGGGACTAAAGGAGGTGGAG GGAGTTCTCCTGACTGGTGCCATGTTGGAAATGGTAACATGTCAGGAGGACGGGACCAATGAGCTGAGCAAGATCCTACTGGTTCCCGAGAAGCAGCAGCCTCTGCTCCAGGCCTATCGCAGCGcggtgtgtgggggaggggaggggctgaGGGCTGAGCGCTTCAGAGAGATGAGCCAGGAGCTGAGGGACCAGATGGACACACAGAGCCTCATTGACAAG CTGCGTCTGGGGCAGGCCAACTCCTCGGCCCCCCTGTCCCGGTCTCACGTGGGCGCTCTGCTGAAGGACCTGGCTGACGTGGAGCGGCTCCTCCGGGACGTGGACCTGCTGTCGGGCCTGGCTCGCCTGCTCCCCAAGGGGGCGTGCGCCGGCCGCGTCGGCCCCGGAACCCCGACCAACGCCTCCACCGCCTGGGCCGTCAACGCCACCGCCTGGGGCCTCAACGCCACAGAGACCCCCGGGGAGGacgggggggaggaggagggtggaggaCAAGACCAAGAAGAGGAGAACCCTCACTCGCAGTTCTCTGCGTTCGTGCAGCTGTGGGCGGGGCTTCAGCCAATCCTCTGCGGGAATAACAG GATAATTGAGCCTGAGGCTTTAAAGCAGGGAAATATGAGCTCTCTGGGTTTTACCAGTAAAGAACAGCGCAATCTGGGCTTACTAGTGCACCTGATGACTACAAATCCCAAGATCCTCTATGCTCCCATCGGCTCAGAGGTGGACAAAGTAATTCAGAAG GCCAATGAGACGTTTGAGTTTGTGGGGAACGTGACTCACTATGCCCGGGTGTGGCTCAACATCTCCGCCCAGCTCAGGACCTACCTGGAGGAGGGGAAGCTGCACCATCACCTGGTTTGGCTGCAGCAG ctgacctctgacctgcgTGGTCATCCAGAGCTCCTGAATGGGACAGATAATGAGCTGCTGCGAGGGTTGCTGGAGGACAACTTCACCCTGCCCAACACTACGACCCTGCTGGAACAGTTAGACACCATCGACAACGCAGCCTGTGGCTGGACACACTTCATGTCCAAG GTCAGTGTGGATATTTTCAAGGGTTTCCCGGATGAGGACAGCATCGTCAACTACACATTGAATCATGCTTACCACGATAACATCTCAGTGTTTGCCA GTGTAATATTCCAGACCAACAAAGATGGCTCCCTGCCTCCTCACGTCCTCTACAAGATCAGGCAGAACTCCAGTTTCACAGAGAAAACCAACGAGATCCGACGGGCCTACTGGCGTCCTGGGCCCAACACAGGGGGAAAGTTCTACTTTCTATATGGCTTTGTGTGGATCCAGG ACATGATGGAGAGAGCCATCATTAATACATTTGTGGGCCATGACGTGGTGGAGCCTGGGAACTATGTCCAGATGTTCCCCTACCCCTGCTACACCAGAGACGA CTTCCTGTTTGTGATCGAGCACATGATGCCTCTGTGCATGGTCATCTCCTGGGTCTACTCAGTAGCCATGATGATCCAGCACATTGTAGCTGAGAAGGAGCACCGCCTCAAAGAG GTGATGAAGATGATGGGCCTGAACAACGCCGTTCATTGGGTGGCCTGGTTCATAACTGGGTTTGTCCAGCTGTCCATCTCAGTGACCGCTCTGACAGCCATCTTGAAGTACGGGCGGGTCCTCTTGCACAGCGACATCTTCATCATCtggctctttctctccatctatgCCATCGCCACCATCATGTTCTG TTTCCTGGTGTCAGTGATATACTCCAAAGCCAAGCTGGCGTCTGCCTGTGGAGGGATCATCTATTTTCTCAGCTACGTCCCCTACATGTATGTAGCCATAAGGGAGGAGGTGGCCCACGACAAGATCACCGCCTTCGAAAAGTGCATCGCT tCTTTGATGTCGACCACAGCCTTCGGCCTGGGCTCGAAGTACTTTGCCCTTTATGAGGTGGCTGGGGTTGGTATCCAGTGGCGCACCATCAACCAGTCACCCGTAGAGGGCGACGACTTCAACCTCGGCCTGTCCATGATGATGCTCATCATCGACGCTAGCGTGTATGGCGTTCTCACCTGGTATATAGAGGCGGTGCATCCAG GGATGTACGGCCTCCCTCGGCCGTGGTACTTCCCCCTGCAGAAGTCCTATTGGCTGGGCAGTGGGCGTGTGGAAACGTGGGAGTGGCCCTGGGGAGGCAGGGCCAGGCTGAGTGTCATGGAGGAGGACCAGGCGTGTGCCATGGAACACCGGCGATCTGGTAGGATCAAGCCTGAGGTTGGACGCG AGGAGATGCGTGGTATTGAAGAGGAGCCAAGTCACCTGCCTCTGGTGGTGTGTATAGACAAACTCACCAAGGTCTACAAGAATGGCAGTAAGCTGGCCCTGAACAAGCTGAGCCTCAACCTCCACGAGGACCAGGTGGTGTCCTTCCTGGGTCACAACGGGGCCGGCAAGACCACCACCAT GTCTATCCTGACAGGTCTGTTCCCGCCCACTTCTGGCTCGGCCACCATCTACGGCCATGACATCCGCACGGACATGGAGCGCATCCGGCAGAACCTGGGAATGTGTCCTCAGCACAACGTTCTCTTTGACAAGCTCAGCGTGGAGGAGCACCTGTGGTTCTACTCCAAACTCAAAGGCATGGCTGAGGAAGACATCCGCAAGGAAACAGACAA GATGATTGAGGACCTGGAGTTGAATAATAAGCGGCACAGCCTGGTTCAGACGCTGTCTGGAGGGATGAAGCGCAAACTGTCCGTGGCCATAGCGTTCGTGGGAGGCTCGCGGGCCGTTATCCTGGACGAGCCCACGGCGGGTGTGGACCCGTACGCGCGCAGGGCCATCTGGGACCTCATCCTCAAGTACAAACAGG GTCGGACCATTCTGCTGTCCACCCATCACATGGACGAGGCCGACCTGCTCGGAGACCGCATAGCCATAATCTCCCACGGGAAGCTGAAATGCTGTGGCTCCCCGCTGTTCCTCAAGAGCACCTATGGAGACGGGTACAAGCTGACCCTGgtcaagagacagacagagggccaGG ACCAGGCCGCCCAGCCTCCACCCACTCAGTCCccgtcctcgtcctcctcctgttcccccTGCTCAGAGGCCCGGGTCACCCAGTTCATCCGTCAGTTTGTCAGCTCCAGTCTGCTGGTGTCGGACTCCAACACTGAGCTGTCCTACGTGCTGCCCTCTGAAGCGGTCAAAAAAGGCTGCTTCGAGAGGCTCTTTCAG GCTTTGGAGCAGAATCTGGAAATCCTGAATCTGACCAGCTTTGGGGTGATGGACACCACCCTGGAGGAGGTCTTCCTCAAGGTCTCAGAAGAGGACCAGTCCCTGGAGAACAGCGATGCCG ACATGAAGGATTCCCCAGGCGTTAGCTCACCGGGGAAGCCTGCTGTTGCTGTGAGTCTTGCGAGTCCTGGAGAGCTGCAG GGGGAGGGGCCTGGGCTGGGTGCCCCGGCGGGGGCCAGCGGCAGTGCACAGAGGCCCGATGTGGAGCTCTCCAACCTGGTTATGTGCTCCCGGCTCAGCCAGAGCCAGTCCTCCCtgcgctcctcctcctccctgggATCCGTCCGTGGGGACGAGGGGGGTCTCTACGCAGACTTCTACGGAGACTACTGCCCCCTCTTCGACAACGGACAGGACCCCGACTCTGCCAGCCTGAGGG ATGATGCGGAGGAGGCCTCGGCTGGGCCTGAGGTGCTGGAGGGCCAGGGGAGCTTCAAACTGGAGGGCTCCTGGCTGAAGCTGCGCCAGTTTCACGGGCTCATTGTCAAGAGGTTCCACTGCGCCAAGAGGAACACCAAGGGCCTGTTCTCTCAGATTCTGCTGCCCGCATTCTTTGTCTGTGTAGCCATGACGGTCGCCCTGTCAGTGCCTTCTATCG gTGACCTACCACCACTGATCCTGTCCCCGTCCCAGTACCACAACTACACTCAGCCTCGGGGCAACTTCATTCCCTACGCCAACGAAGACCGCCAAGAGTACAG GAGTAAACTGTCGCCAGACGCCAGCCCTCAGAAGATTGCCAACACACTGCGTCTGCCCTCGGGCGTGGGCGCCACCTGCGTCCTGAAAACGCCCTTCAACAGCACCCTGGACCAGCTGGCGCAGACGCTCAACCCCAGCGCCAACAATAGCAAGACCCTGGCCGCCCGCTACTTTGACTCCATGTGTCTGGACTCCTTCACCCAGGGAGTGCCACTCTCCAACTTTGTTCCGCCTCCCCCATCGCCGGCCCCGTCCGACGACCCCGACCCTCGGTTTGAGGATGGAATCTGGAACTTCACCACTGCCACTCCTACTGCAGTCAGAG AGATGGTGACGTCTCCCCCCACCCTGCCCCTGTCCATCCGGGAGCCGGTCCGTTGTGTCTGTTCCATGCAGGGGACGGGCTTCTCCTGCCCCAGCGGAGTTGGGGGGAGGCCACCGCTCATGAAGGTGGTCACCGGAGACATTCTGGTAGACATCACCGGACGCAACGTGTCCGAGTATCTCCTCTACACATCGGACAGACTGCGCCTGCACAG ATATGGAGGACTCACGGTTGGCAACATACAGAAATCCGTCCCAGCATCCTTCGGGAAAAAGACTCCACCCATGGTTCGCAAAATAGCAGTGCGCAGATCTGCTCAG GTGCTGTACAATAATAAAGGGTACCACAGCATGCCAACCTATCTCAACGTCCTCAACAATGCCATCCTGCGCGCCAACCTGCCTTCAGGCAAGGGCAACCCAGCTGCATACG GAATCACTCTGACCAACCACCCCATGAACCGGACCAGTGCCAGCCTCTCTCTGGACTATTT GCTCCAAGGAACTGATGTGGTGATAGCCATCTTCATCATTGTGGCCATGTCCTTTGTACCAGCCAGCTTTGTAGTCTTCCTGGTAGCAGAGAAGTCCACCAAGGCCAAGCATCTGCAGTTTGTCTCCGGGTGTGACCCTGTCATCTACTGGCTGGCCAACTACATATGGGACATG CTGAACTACCTGGTGCCGGCCACATGCTGTGTCCTCATCCTGTTTGTGTTTGACCTTCCGGCGTACACGTCCCCGACCAACTTCCCCGCTGTCCTCTCGCTCTTCCTCCTCTACGG gtGGTCTATCACTCCTATAATGTACCCGGCGTCATTCTGGTTCGAGGTGCCAAGCACAGCCTACGTCTTCCTCATCGTCATCAACCTCTTCATCGGCATCACTGCCACAGTGGCCACTTTCCTGCTGCAGCTCTTTGAGCAtgacaag GATCTGAAACTGGTGAACAGCTACCTAAAGTCCTGTTTCCTCATCTTCCCAAACTACAACCTGGGTCATGGCCTTATGGAAATGGCCTACAATGAATACATCAATGAGTACTATGCTAAAATAG GTCAGTTTGACAAGATCAAGTCTCCTTTTGAGTGGGACATTGTGACACGGGGCCTGGTCGCAATGACAATCGAAGGCTTTGTAGGATTCTTCATCACCATCCTGTGCCAGTACAACTTCCTCAGGAAACCCTC GAGAGTACCAGTGAGCAGCCAGCCCATCGATGATGATGACATGGATGTGGCCTGTGAGAGACGGAGAGTGCTCCGAGGTGACGCTGACAACGACATGCTGAAGATTGACAACCTCACCAAG GTGTACAAGTCCAGGAAGATGGGGCCTATTTTAGCTGTGGACCGCCTGTGTTTGGGAGTGCGTCCTGGGGAGTGTTTCGGGCTCCTGGGTGTGAACGGAGCAGGGAAGACCACCACCTTTAAGATGCTGACTGGAGACGAGAGCAccacaggaggagaggccttCATAGGGGGGAACAG TATCCTGAGGGAGCTGTTGAGAGTGCAACAGAGCATCGGCTATTGCCCCCAGTTTGACGCCCTGTTCGAAGACCTGACAGCCAGGGAGCACCTGGAGCTGTACACACGCCTCCGAGGCATACCCTGGAAGGACGAGGACCGG GTGGTCTCCTGGGCCCTGGATAAACTTGAGCTGACCAAGTATGCCGACAAGCCGGCCGGCACCTACAGCGGGGGGAACAAACGCAAGCTGTCCACCGCCATCGCGCTCATCGGATACCCCTCTCTCATTTTTCTG GACGAACCAACCACTGGGATGGACCCAAAGGCCCGGAGATTCCTCTGGAACCTCATCATTGACATCATCAAGACAGGACGCTCCGTGGTGCTGACCTCACACAG tatGGAGGAATGtgaggctctgtgcaccaggcTGGGCATCATGGTCAACGGCAGGTTCAAATGCCTGGGCAGCATCCAGCACCTCAAGAACAG GTTTGGTGATGGCTACATGATCACAGTACGAACTAAGACCAGCTGCAACGTGAAGGAGGTGGTGAGATTCTTCAACAGGAACTTCCCTGAGGCTGTACTAAAG GAGCGCCACCACACTAAGGTCCAGTTCCAGCTCAAGTCTGAAAGGATCTCCTTGGCCCAGGTGTTCAGTAAGATGGAGCAGGTGGTGGAGGTGTTGGGAATAGAGGACTACTCTGTCAGCCAGACCACACTGGACAAC GTGTTTGTGAACTTCGCCAAAAAGCAGAGTGACAACCTGGAGCAGCAGGAGAGCTCCCCCCCCGGTGGAGGCCAGTCGCCACTGCAGCGCCTGCTGACCCTTCTCCGGCCCCGGCCAGCTAATACTGAGCTCAGCGCCCTGGTCAGTGAAGAGCCGGAAGAACTGGagagtgatgatgatgagggtCTTATTAGCTTTGAGGAGGAGCGG GTGCAGCTCTCCTTCAACACAGATACACTCTGTTAA